The Miscanthus floridulus cultivar M001 chromosome 7, ASM1932011v1, whole genome shotgun sequence genome includes a region encoding these proteins:
- the LOC136464777 gene encoding 3-ketoacyl-CoA thiolase 2, peroxisomal-like, with protein MEKAIDRQRVLLAHLLPSASPSAFSSTQPQLEASACAAGDSAAYQRTSSFGDDVVVVAAYRTPICKAKRGGFKDTYPEDLLTVVLKAVLDNTRINPADIGDIVVGTVLGPSSQRAIECRTAALFAGFPETVPVRTVNRQCSSGLQAVADVAAAIKAGYYDIGIGAGFESMSISSTGWEGQVNPKISAFQKAQDCLLPMGITSENVAHRYGVTRQEQDQAAAESHRRAAAAMAYGKFKDEIVPVPTKSSYLGTTEFFNICYFEHLLTLRILRPKTGEEKKVVISVDDGIRPGTTASGLAKLKPVFKKDGTTTAGNSSQVSDGAGAVLLMKRSVALKRGLPILGVFRSFAAVGVDPAVMGVGPAVAIPAAVKSAGLEIGDIDLFELNEAFASQFIYCCNKLGLDRSKVNVNGGAIALGHPVGATGARCVATLLNEMKRRGRDCRFGVVTMCIGSGMGAAAVFERGDAVDGLSNVRDTQTHNFLSRDAK; from the exons ATGGAGAAGGCGATCGATCGGCAACGGGTCCTCCTGGCGCACCTCCTCCCTTCCGCGTCCCCCTCCGCCTTCTCCTCCACGCAGCCTCAGCTTGAG GCATCGGCGTGCGCGGCCGGGGACAGCGCCGCGTACCAGAGGACCTCCTCCTTCGGGGACGATGTCGTCGTCGTCGC TGCGTACCGGACGCCGATATGCAAGGCCAAGCGAGGAGGCTTCAAGGACACGTACCCAGAGGACCTCCTCACTGTTGTTCTCAAG GCTGTTCTGGACAACACTAGAATCAATCCAGCTGACATTGGTGACATTGTGGTTGGTACGGTGCTCGGTCCTAGTTCCCAGCGTGCGATCGAGTGCAGGACGGCTGCGTTGTTTGCTGGATTCCCTG AAACCGTTCCCGTTAGAACTGTCAACCGCCAGTGTTCATCTGGGCTACAGGCAGTAGCCGATGTCGCGGCTGCTATAAAGGCTGGTTACTATGACATAG GGATTGGTGCTGGTTTTGAATCCATGTCCATAAGTTCCACGGGTTGGGAAGGGCAAGTTAACCCAAAA ATAAGTGCATTCCAGAAAGCACAGGATTGTCTTCTGCCCATGGGAATTACTTCTGAAAATGTGGCCCATCGATATGGTGTAACCAGGCAAGAGCAAGACCAGGCCGCT GCTGAGTCTCATAGGAGAGCTGCTGCAGCCATGGCTTATGGAAAATTCAAGGATGAGATCGTCCCCGTGCCAACAAAA TCTAGTTATCTAGGAACAACAGAGTTTTTTAATATTTGTTATTTTGAGCATTTGCTGACACTCCGTATTCTGCGGCCTAAAACTGGAGAGGAGAAGAAAGTTGTGATATCAGTTGATGATGGGATTAGGCCAGGGACCACAGCATCTGGGTTGGCAAAACTTAAACCAGTTTTTAAAAAGGATGGGACTACAACTGCAG GCAATTCTAGTCAAGTGAGTGATGGTGCTGGAGCTGTTCTTCTCATGAAAAGATCTGTGGCTCTGAAGAGAGGGCTTCCTATTCTTGGTGTTTTCAG GAGCTTTGCCGCTGTTGGAGTGGATCCAGCTGTTATGGGCGTTGGTCCTGCTGTGGCCATTCCTGCTGCAGTGAAGTCTGCTGGCCTTGAGATTGGAGACATTGATCTGTTTGAGCTGAATGAG GCCTTTGCCTCTCAATTTATTTATTGCTGCAACAAGTTGGGGCTGGACCGTTCCAAAGTAAATGTAAACGGAGGCGCGATTGCCCTTGGACACCCTGTGGGTGCAACAG GTGCCCGGTGTGTGGCTACTCTTCTAAATGAAATGAAGCGCCGGGGCAGAGACTGCAGATTTGGTGTTGTCACCATGTGTATCG GATCTGGAATGGGGGCAGCAGCTGTGTTCGAGCGGGGAGACGCTGTGGATGGACTCTCCAACGTGAGGGACACCCAGACACATAATTTTCTGTCTAGGGATGCAAAGTAG
- the LOC136464778 gene encoding GTPase-activating protein gyp1-like isoform X1, producing MSGGGGSPNNTEWRFNQTLRNVQGMLKGRSFPGKVLLTRRSEPLSPPDYSPRFESEHDEDERKEGSQEGEGQASGNSFDSASSKKSNLLSTSSSNSLPDAQGLVSGARATDSARIAKFTTELSRTAVILDKLRELSWSGVPPYMRPNVWRLLLGYAPPNKDRREGVLTRKRLEYVECVSQYYDIPDSERSDEEITMLRQIAVDCPRTVPDVTFFQNPQIQKSLERILYTWAIRHPASGYVQGINDLVTPFLVVFLSEHLEGNMDTWSVDNLSAQDISNIEADCYWCLSKFLDGMQDHYTFAQPGIQRLVFRLKELVRRIDEPVSKHIEEQGLEFLQFAFRWFNCLLIREVCLVTLDVIFLIHTTKLPICLISLQVPFHLVTRLWDTYLAEGDYLPDFLVYISASFLLTWSDKLQKLDFQEMVMFLQHLPTRTWAHHELEMVLSRAYMWHTMFKSSPSHLAS from the exons atgagcggcggcggcgggagcccCAACAACACGGAGTGGCGCTTCAACCAGACCCTCCGCAACGTGCAAGG AATGCTCAAAGGACGCAGCTTTCCTGGGAAGGTTTTGCTAACCCGGCGATCTGAGCCTCTTTCCCCTCCTGATTATTCTCCAAGATTTGAGAGTGAGCACGACGAAGATGAGCGCAAGGAGGGTTCTCAGGAG GGAGAAGGTCAAGCGTCTGGAAATTCATTTGACAGTGCAAGTTCAAAGAAATCAAATCTCCTgtcaacaagtagttcaaattcaTTGCCAGATGCCCAAGGGCTAGTTTCTGGGGCTAGAGCTACCGATTCTGCAAGAATTGCTAAATTCACAACGGAACTATCTAGGACAGCTGTTATATTAG ACAAACTGCGTGAATTATCTTGGAGCGGCGTGCCCCCATATATGCGACCTAATGTATGGAGGCTTCTTTTG GGATATGCACCGCCTAATAAAGATAGACGAGAAGGTGTTCTAACAAGGAAAAGACTGGAGTACGTGGAATGTGTTTCTCAATACTATGATATTCCGGATAGTGAACGCTCAGATGAAGAAATTACTATGCTTCGCCAG ATTGCAGTTGATTGCCCAAGAACTGTACCTGATGTTACATTTTTTCAGAATCCTCAGATTCAGAAATCTCTTGAGCGCATTTTGTATACATG GGCTATTCGTCACCCAGCAAGCGGCTACGTCCAAGGAATAAATGACCTTGTTACACCCTTCTTGGTTGTGTTCTTATCAGAGCACCTAGAGGGCAACATGGACACTTGGTCTGTGGACAATCTTTCAGCACAGGATATTTCTAACATAGAAGCAGACTGTTATTGGTGTCTCTCGAAGTTTCTTGACGGAATGCAGGATCATTACACCTTTGCGCAACCAGGAATTCAGCGCCTTGTTTTTagattgaaggaactagttcgtcGTATAGATG AACCTGTATCCAAGCACATTGAAGAACAAGGATTAGAGTTTCTTCAATTTGCCTTCCGTTGGTTCAACTGCCTTCTGATACGAGAGGTTTGTCTTGTAACACTTGATGTGATATTTCTTATACACACCACAAAATTGCCAATCTGTCTCATATCATTGCAGGTACCTTTTCATCTTGTAACACGCCTGTGGGATACATACCTTGCTGAAGGAGACTATCTACCAGATTTTCTTGTGTACATATCGGCTAGTTTTTTGTTGACT TGGTCGGACAAGCTGCAGAAGCTGGATTTTCAAGAGATGGTGATGTTCCTTCAGCACCTTCCCACAAGGACCTGGGCGCACCACGAGCTCGAGATGGTCCTCTCGAGGGCGTACATGTGGCACACGATGTTCAAAAGCTCTCCCAGCCACCTTGCCAGCTAG
- the LOC136464778 gene encoding GTPase-activating protein gyp1-like isoform X2: protein MSGGGGSPNNTEWRFNQTLRNVQGMLKGRSFPGKVLLTRRSEPLSPPDYSPRFESEHDEDERKEGSQEGEGQASGNSFDSASSKKSNLLSTSSSNSLPDAQGLVSGARATDSARIAKFTTELSRTAVILDKLRELSWSGVPPYMRPNVWRLLLGYAPPNKDRREGVLTRKRLEYVECVSQYYDIPDSERSDEEITMLRQIAVDCPRTVPDVTFFQNPQIQKSLERILYTWAIRHPASGYVQGINDLVTPFLVVFLSEHLEGNMDTWSVDNLSAQDISNIEADCYWCLSKFLDGMQDHYTFAQPGIQRLVFRLKELVRRIDEPVSKHIEEQGLEFLQFAFRWFNCLLIREVPFHLVTRLWDTYLAEGDYLPDFLVYISASFLLTWSDKLQKLDFQEMVMFLQHLPTRTWAHHELEMVLSRAYMWHTMFKSSPSHLAS, encoded by the exons atgagcggcggcggcgggagcccCAACAACACGGAGTGGCGCTTCAACCAGACCCTCCGCAACGTGCAAGG AATGCTCAAAGGACGCAGCTTTCCTGGGAAGGTTTTGCTAACCCGGCGATCTGAGCCTCTTTCCCCTCCTGATTATTCTCCAAGATTTGAGAGTGAGCACGACGAAGATGAGCGCAAGGAGGGTTCTCAGGAG GGAGAAGGTCAAGCGTCTGGAAATTCATTTGACAGTGCAAGTTCAAAGAAATCAAATCTCCTgtcaacaagtagttcaaattcaTTGCCAGATGCCCAAGGGCTAGTTTCTGGGGCTAGAGCTACCGATTCTGCAAGAATTGCTAAATTCACAACGGAACTATCTAGGACAGCTGTTATATTAG ACAAACTGCGTGAATTATCTTGGAGCGGCGTGCCCCCATATATGCGACCTAATGTATGGAGGCTTCTTTTG GGATATGCACCGCCTAATAAAGATAGACGAGAAGGTGTTCTAACAAGGAAAAGACTGGAGTACGTGGAATGTGTTTCTCAATACTATGATATTCCGGATAGTGAACGCTCAGATGAAGAAATTACTATGCTTCGCCAG ATTGCAGTTGATTGCCCAAGAACTGTACCTGATGTTACATTTTTTCAGAATCCTCAGATTCAGAAATCTCTTGAGCGCATTTTGTATACATG GGCTATTCGTCACCCAGCAAGCGGCTACGTCCAAGGAATAAATGACCTTGTTACACCCTTCTTGGTTGTGTTCTTATCAGAGCACCTAGAGGGCAACATGGACACTTGGTCTGTGGACAATCTTTCAGCACAGGATATTTCTAACATAGAAGCAGACTGTTATTGGTGTCTCTCGAAGTTTCTTGACGGAATGCAGGATCATTACACCTTTGCGCAACCAGGAATTCAGCGCCTTGTTTTTagattgaaggaactagttcgtcGTATAGATG AACCTGTATCCAAGCACATTGAAGAACAAGGATTAGAGTTTCTTCAATTTGCCTTCCGTTGGTTCAACTGCCTTCTGATACGAGAG GTACCTTTTCATCTTGTAACACGCCTGTGGGATACATACCTTGCTGAAGGAGACTATCTACCAGATTTTCTTGTGTACATATCGGCTAGTTTTTTGTTGACT TGGTCGGACAAGCTGCAGAAGCTGGATTTTCAAGAGATGGTGATGTTCCTTCAGCACCTTCCCACAAGGACCTGGGCGCACCACGAGCTCGAGATGGTCCTCTCGAGGGCGTACATGTGGCACACGATGTTCAAAAGCTCTCCCAGCCACCTTGCCAGCTAG